Proteins encoded in a region of the Apostichopus japonicus isolate 1M-3 chromosome 19, ASM3797524v1, whole genome shotgun sequence genome:
- the LOC139960199 gene encoding uncharacterized protein gives MNIYEFSLTLACLFLALLSVTTTPIDLDDEMLDRELRGDELFEGDLDDNMAAFRRDDDSFVRDAKAAQWSKNFMGISSLDNSVKGFASQHLRCRNNDVCKYAGKKMFKCKCNSLQYCVAATPMANAYCKYSAVGFVYEQ, from the exons atgaatatttatgagtttTCACTTACCCTCGCTTGTTTGTTCTTGGCTTTGCTAAGCGTGACCACCACACCCATTGATCTAGACGACGAAATGCTAGATCGGGAACTCCGGGGAGACGAACTCTTCGAAGGAGACTTGGATGACAACATGGCCGCCTTTCGACGAGATGATGACTCATTTGTAAGGGACGCCAAAGCAGCACAATGGAGTAAAAATTTCATGGGCATCAGCTCTTTAGACAACTCAGTTAAAGGATTCGCGAGCCAACAT CTTCGTTGCAGGAACAATGACGTATGCAAATATGCAGggaagaaaatgttcaaatgcAAATGCAACTCTTTACAATACTGCGTGGCCGCTACACCAATGGCCAACGCTTATTGCAAATACAGTGCAGTCGGTTTCGTCTACGAGCAGTAA